Proteins encoded within one genomic window of Christensenellaceae bacterium:
- a CDS encoding phosphatidate cytidylyltransferase encodes MESKLMKRVITSALLIVTLAVFLVMHVVHAIAFDFMIVGLSLLGTHEVLRLLKGMGRPTYSVEAYIYPVLLFLLVLLSQIWAFTALTVFLVGLGLMALLYVITLLFNLFVDRTTTEQDGFRQGTGMSKKEFVIFKTNNTAFTFLYPNFLLVFLYMINHINNLGFGRISDTYSAGYIALFGIILVFFITMFSDSAGYIFGSLIKGPKIYPKLSPKKTWSGSVFSLLGGIVGALTVYFSFAAIFPEVYSIIAWWKIMLIGLFGSVVSQAGDAFESFLKRRAGVDEAGNLLPGHGGMMDRIDGLIFSVPFVFICLLLML; translated from the coding sequence ATGGAAAGTAAATTAATGAAAAGAGTAATCACAAGTGCGCTTTTGATTGTGACGCTTGCGGTGTTTCTGGTTATGCATGTGGTGCATGCCATAGCGTTTGACTTTATGATTGTAGGTCTTAGCCTTTTGGGCACACATGAGGTGCTGAGACTTTTGAAGGGCATGGGCAGACCGACCTATTCGGTTGAAGCTTATATATATCCCGTTCTGTTGTTTTTGCTTGTATTGCTTAGTCAGATATGGGCGTTTACAGCGCTGACTGTGTTCCTTGTTGGACTTGGGCTTATGGCTTTGTTATATGTCATTACTCTTTTGTTTAATTTGTTTGTTGACCGGACAACCACTGAGCAGGACGGTTTTAGACAGGGCACGGGCATGAGCAAAAAAGAGTTTGTAATTTTTAAGACTAACAACACAGCGTTTACATTTTTGTATCCAAACTTTTTGTTAGTATTTTTATACATGATAAATCATATTAATAATTTAGGGTTTGGAAGAATTTCCGATACATATTCCGCGGGTTATATTGCGTTGTTTGGAATTATTCTGGTGTTTTTTATTACTATGTTCAGCGACAGTGCCGGTTACATTTTTGGAAGTCTTATAAAGGGCCCCAAGATATACCCGAAGCTCAGCCCCAAAAAAACATGGTCGGGCAGCGTATTCAGTTTGCTGGGCGGAATTGTGGGAGCGTTGACTGTATACTTTAGTTTTGCTGCAATCTTTCCGGAGGTTTATAGTATAATTGCTTGGTGGAAGATTATGCTTATAGGGCTGTTTGGTTCGGTAGTTTCTCAGGCTGGGGATGCATTTGAATCGTTTTTAAAGAGAAGAGCGGGCGTTGACGAAGCAGGAAATCTTCTTCCGGGTCACGGCGGCATGATGGACAGAATTGACGGACTTATTTTTAGTGTGCCGTTTGTATTTATCTGTTTATTGCTTATGCTATAA
- the rseP gene encoding RIP metalloprotease RseP: protein MSQLLSISSFLSSALYILLAILVLLVMVTIHELGHYTAGKLLKFKINEFAVGFGKVLWSKVNKAGEKISLRLFPLGGYCAFEDEEGKDGKENPDSFIKQKPWKRLVVLFMGPFFNLISAVFFSFIFLLAYGYADRVQVTKVDADFRVAAGIVQETDWFMEGDVILAVNGERTNFVYDKYFSNLAVSFDEGETYEVLVKRDGQELTLVVSNAYKPIQSRVETESNSRFYAINGRDYIYRIYAGADGKLVLTNTKNTDVNYTSDENGIWLIGDVKIKATLTHDSITSEDYYSLGLLWGGIEHDFYKYGFFEAIGQSFVFAFGWAWKVLVILWGLITGGIALSGVGGPITTITTIASATQMNFANFFLLLPLISANLAVFNLLPFPALDGARMVFVALEGIFRKPVVSRNVEAYIHFGGLIVLFAFVIIIDIIHFLV from the coding sequence TTGTCACAATTATTAAGCATATCATCATTTTTATCGTCCGCATTATATATACTTCTGGCCATTCTTGTGCTTTTGGTTATGGTAACAATTCACGAACTAGGGCACTATACGGCAGGCAAACTTCTGAAGTTTAAGATAAACGAGTTTGCTGTAGGCTTTGGAAAGGTACTGTGGAGTAAAGTAAACAAGGCGGGTGAAAAGATTTCGCTAAGGCTTTTTCCCCTTGGCGGATATTGTGCTTTTGAGGATGAAGAGGGTAAGGACGGGAAAGAAAATCCAGATTCTTTTATAAAGCAGAAACCATGGAAAAGATTGGTTGTGCTTTTTATGGGGCCGTTTTTCAATCTGATTTCGGCGGTGTTCTTTTCATTTATATTTTTGTTGGCTTACGGTTATGCTGACAGAGTTCAGGTAACAAAGGTAGATGCGGACTTCAGAGTTGCTGCCGGTATTGTTCAGGAAACTGATTGGTTTATGGAAGGCGATGTTATTTTGGCTGTTAACGGAGAGCGCACAAATTTTGTGTATGACAAATATTTTTCAAATCTTGCGGTGAGTTTTGACGAAGGTGAGACATATGAGGTTTTGGTAAAGCGTGATGGGCAGGAGCTTACGCTTGTAGTGAGTAATGCCTATAAACCCATTCAAAGCCGAGTTGAGACTGAAAGCAACAGCAGGTTTTATGCAATAAACGGCAGAGATTATATTTATAGAATTTATGCGGGTGCAGACGGAAAGCTGGTTTTGACCAACACTAAAAATACTGACGTAAATTATACCAGCGATGAAAACGGAATTTGGCTCATTGGTGACGTTAAAATTAAAGCAACGCTGACCCATGACAGCATTACAAGTGAGGATTATTACAGCCTTGGCTTGCTGTGGGGCGGAATTGAGCATGATTTTTATAAGTACGGATTTTTTGAGGCTATAGGGCAGTCGTTTGTGTTTGCCTTTGGCTGGGCGTGGAAGGTTTTGGTGATTTTGTGGGGGCTTATCACCGGCGGCATTGCTCTTAGCGGGGTGGGCGGTCCTATAACTACCATCACAACCATTGCAAGTGCTACGCAGATGAACTTTGCAAACTTCTTCTTGTTATTGCCTTTAATTTCGGCGAACTTGGCGGTATTCAATCTTTTGCCGTTCCCGGCTTTGGATGGTGCCCGAATGGTGTTTGTAGCCCTTGAAGGGATATTCCGGAAACCCGTTGTCAGCCGAAATGTTGAAGCATATATTCATTTTGGCGGACTGATAGTTTTATTTGCATTTGTTATCATAATTGATATCATACATTTCTTAGTATAA